The following are from one region of the Spodoptera frugiperda isolate SF20-4 chromosome 20, AGI-APGP_CSIRO_Sfru_2.0, whole genome shotgun sequence genome:
- the LOC118261865 gene encoding ceramide phosphoethanolamine synthase isoform X1, which translates to MESDIINWSNKEVLDLLHKEKISSIITEICKSQDIDGQCLLSFMDRDFYDFPFDHLKFGERKRFILLVKKLQKQNRNAMFELGLCEDSLSNPSTNINFLGTNLSHLSYNLHNKLPSEIYVRNNSECVSSFTPDVKASRLKPEIWKTAIALGYVFLVTWVTAVVMVIVHDKVPDMKKYPPLPDLFLDNVPHIPWAFDMCEITGSFLMAIWLVVLFFHKHRFIILRRFFALAGTVFLLRCFTMLITSLSVPGSHLKCEPRSYPPADDLTVWGRRLRQAYDIWSGAGMSVRGVRTCGDYMFSGHTVALTLLNFFITEYTSRNLYLLHILTWVMNMFGIFFILAAHEHYSIDVFIAFYITSRLFLYYHTLSNNQALMQNDSSSMYSRTRIWFPLLSFFESEVDGIVPNEYEGPVTIMSNLRQWCVQLITDVKESSVAKIAGTKLQEGAAMGEYSVVKLVDGIKRNLSMVEEYKTSRQRLVTLDKNIQACLLDDRPDVELRHRNIADFPGDALLKDFSNPPSPVMKKSI; encoded by the exons ATGGAATCAGATATTATCAACTGGAGTAACAAAGAAGTTTTAGATTTAttacataaagaaaaaatatcaagtaTAATTACAGAAATCTGTAAATCACAAGATATTGATGGACAGTGTCTGTTATCTTTTATGGATCGAGATTTTTATGACTTTCCTTTTGACCATTTAAAATTTGGTGAACGCAAGAGATTCATATTACTCgtaaagaaattacaaaaacaaaatcgtaATGCGATGTTCGAACTCGGTCTTTGCGAAGATTCTCTCAGTAATCCATCTACAAACATCAATTTCCTTGGAACTAACTTATCCCATTTGAGTTACAACCTTCACAACAAACTACCAAGTGAGATATATGTGAGAAATAACTCAGAGTGTGTGTCAAGTTTTACACCAGATGTGAAAGCTTCAAGATTGAAACCAGAAATATGGAAGACAGCAATAGCTttag GTTATGTCTTCCTGGTGACATGGGTGACTGCGGTGGTGATGGTGATAGTTCATGACAAGGTGCCAGATATGAAGAAGTATCCTCCACTGCCAGACCTGTTCCTGGACAATGTGCCACACATCCCATGGGCCTTTGACATGTGTGAGATCACTGGCTCCTTCCTCATGGCCATATGGCTTGTTGTCCTATTCTTCCATAaacatag ATTTATAATACTGCGAAGATTCTTCGCGCTGGCAGGCACCGTGTTCCTGCTGCGGTGCTTCACGATGCTGATCACTTCACTGTCGGTGCCGGGCTCCCATCTGAAGTGCGAGCCGCGCTCCTACCCGCCGGCAGACGACCTCACCGTGTGGGGCCGTCGCCTGCGCCAAGCCTACGACATCTGGAGCGGAGCCGGCATGTCCGTGCGAGGAGTGCGCACCTGCGGGGACTACATGTTCTCCGGACACACCGTTGCGCTGACACTCCTCAACTTCTTTATTACAGAAT ATACATCCCGTAACCTGTACCTGCTGCACATCCTGACGTGGGTGATGAACATGTTCGGCATCTTCTTCATCCTGGCGGCGCACGAGCACTACTCCATCGACGTGTTCATCGCGTTCTACATCACGTCGCGACTCTTCCTCTACTACCACACGCTTTCCAACAACCAGGCGCTCATGCAGAACGACTCCTCGAG TATGTATTCCAGGACCAGAATCTGGTTCCCTCTGTTGTCGTTCTTTGAGTCGGAGGTGGACGGGATCGTACCGAACGAGTACGAGGGGCCCGTCACCATCATGAGCAACCTGCGGCAGTGGTGCGTGCAGCTCATCACGGACGTGAAGGAGTCGTCCGTCGCCAAGATCGCCGGCACCAAGCTGCAGGAGGGCGCCGCCATGGGAGAGTACTCCGTCGTCAAGCTCGTCGACGGCATCAAGCGCAACCTCAGTATGGTCGAAGAGTACAAGACCTCACGCCAAAGACTAGTTACCCTAGACAAAAATATCCAAGCCTGTCTCCTAGACGATCGCCCCGACGTAGAACTACGTCATAGAAATATAGCCGACTTCCCCGGAGACGCTCTCCTCAAGGATTTCAGTAATCCTCCCTCTCCCGTAATGAAAAAAAGTATATGA
- the LOC118261865 gene encoding ceramide phosphoethanolamine synthase isoform X2 produces MESDIINWSNKEVLDLLHKEKISSIITEICKSQDIDGQCLLSFMDRDFYDFPFDHLKFGERKRFILLVKKLQKQNRNAMFELGLCEDSLSNPSTNINFLGTNLSHLSYNLHNKLPSEIYVRNNSECVSSFTPDVKASRLKPEIWKTAIALGYVFLVTWVTAVVMVIVHDKVPDMKKYPPLPDLFLDNVPHIPWAFDMCEITGSFLMAIWLVVLFFHKHRFIILRRFFALAGTVFLLRCFTMLITSLSVPGSHLKCEPRSYPPADDLTVWGRRLRQAYDIWSGAGMSVRGVRTCGDYMFSGHTVALTLLNFFITEYTSRNLYLLHILTWVMNMFGIFFILAAHEHYSIDVFIAFYITSRLFLYYHTLSNNQALMQNDSSRTRIWFPLLSFFESEVDGIVPNEYEGPVTIMSNLRQWCVQLITDVKESSVAKIAGTKLQEGAAMGEYSVVKLVDGIKRNLSMVEEYKTSRQRLVTLDKNIQACLLDDRPDVELRHRNIADFPGDALLKDFSNPPSPVMKKSI; encoded by the exons ATGGAATCAGATATTATCAACTGGAGTAACAAAGAAGTTTTAGATTTAttacataaagaaaaaatatcaagtaTAATTACAGAAATCTGTAAATCACAAGATATTGATGGACAGTGTCTGTTATCTTTTATGGATCGAGATTTTTATGACTTTCCTTTTGACCATTTAAAATTTGGTGAACGCAAGAGATTCATATTACTCgtaaagaaattacaaaaacaaaatcgtaATGCGATGTTCGAACTCGGTCTTTGCGAAGATTCTCTCAGTAATCCATCTACAAACATCAATTTCCTTGGAACTAACTTATCCCATTTGAGTTACAACCTTCACAACAAACTACCAAGTGAGATATATGTGAGAAATAACTCAGAGTGTGTGTCAAGTTTTACACCAGATGTGAAAGCTTCAAGATTGAAACCAGAAATATGGAAGACAGCAATAGCTttag GTTATGTCTTCCTGGTGACATGGGTGACTGCGGTGGTGATGGTGATAGTTCATGACAAGGTGCCAGATATGAAGAAGTATCCTCCACTGCCAGACCTGTTCCTGGACAATGTGCCACACATCCCATGGGCCTTTGACATGTGTGAGATCACTGGCTCCTTCCTCATGGCCATATGGCTTGTTGTCCTATTCTTCCATAaacatag ATTTATAATACTGCGAAGATTCTTCGCGCTGGCAGGCACCGTGTTCCTGCTGCGGTGCTTCACGATGCTGATCACTTCACTGTCGGTGCCGGGCTCCCATCTGAAGTGCGAGCCGCGCTCCTACCCGCCGGCAGACGACCTCACCGTGTGGGGCCGTCGCCTGCGCCAAGCCTACGACATCTGGAGCGGAGCCGGCATGTCCGTGCGAGGAGTGCGCACCTGCGGGGACTACATGTTCTCCGGACACACCGTTGCGCTGACACTCCTCAACTTCTTTATTACAGAAT ATACATCCCGTAACCTGTACCTGCTGCACATCCTGACGTGGGTGATGAACATGTTCGGCATCTTCTTCATCCTGGCGGCGCACGAGCACTACTCCATCGACGTGTTCATCGCGTTCTACATCACGTCGCGACTCTTCCTCTACTACCACACGCTTTCCAACAACCAGGCGCTCATGCAGAACGACTCCTCGAG GACCAGAATCTGGTTCCCTCTGTTGTCGTTCTTTGAGTCGGAGGTGGACGGGATCGTACCGAACGAGTACGAGGGGCCCGTCACCATCATGAGCAACCTGCGGCAGTGGTGCGTGCAGCTCATCACGGACGTGAAGGAGTCGTCCGTCGCCAAGATCGCCGGCACCAAGCTGCAGGAGGGCGCCGCCATGGGAGAGTACTCCGTCGTCAAGCTCGTCGACGGCATCAAGCGCAACCTCAGTATGGTCGAAGAGTACAAGACCTCACGCCAAAGACTAGTTACCCTAGACAAAAATATCCAAGCCTGTCTCCTAGACGATCGCCCCGACGTAGAACTACGTCATAGAAATATAGCCGACTTCCCCGGAGACGCTCTCCTCAAGGATTTCAGTAATCCTCCCTCTCCCGTAATGAAAAAAAGTATATGA
- the LOC118261864 gene encoding poly [ADP-ribose] polymerase-like isoform X2, translating to MVVPVTTPSNPKKRPTDPEAVSHILALKDYTIQCCKSNKISCTHCGIKICKDEIRISKNVFNNSLQKKFPSSYHIKCFVELRNELHFYAGGESIPGFKTLKKKDKEMVMAEIKPLSDDEIPTKKLKTETSEEDKKKMVEQNELFHKYRKALSVLSKQDMEKLLEANSQKLRYNSGPNERLDSLAECMAFGKLEPCEVCKQGQLVLLTNKYKCTGHLTEWTKCTYVTQNPKRLPMVIPTEFAKNPIFENFTPTTDVRLFETAPEPEAKPFTPAKKEIHSVIPPLKDLQFYFYGDVNNKEEIHKRILKLGGVVITQLLDTTAAVVSTKADVDKMLFKMKEIQSKDIQVVEETFFDVIEKASSCTVAQSLELIKENNIADWGSDPASRIPTEILGEKSSTSTNSVLKLAGGSSVDPACGLNTSKVHVYVDTNNTKYTVVLSLTDIVAQKNSYYKLQVLEADDKKKYWLFVSWGRIGTNFGKSKTEPCKSRAEAVKKFESLFQQKTQNDWNNRGQFKKVPGRYYPLEMDNATDFASNETLVVSDKCALDKSVQKLIIKLFDVKTMNKTLTEFELDTEKMPLGKLSKNQIIAGYNILSEVQALIDSGSIDKIKFIDATNRFFTLIPHNFGTNNPPLLDNAEIIRSKAALLDNLLEIELAYSLFKIRTNESNPILANYLKLKVDIALLPDASPEYGMINEYLDNTHGHSHVKYYTLSLQKVFKVVREGEDDRFSPFKKLHNRRLLWHGSRTTNFVGILSQGLRIAPPEAPVTGYMFGKGVYFADMVTKSANYCRKNYFDTIGFLLLCEVALGNMHKVIHSNSTPLPRGMDSRFGEGATMPDPAQNRILDDGTMVPLGKPIRIKPDSPDTLRYNEFIVYNEAQVKVKYLLQVKFNYVNSPVVK from the exons ATGGTGGTGCCAGTTACAACGCCTAGTAATCCTAAGAAAAGGCCTACGGACCCTGAAGCTGTGTCTCACATTCTGGCACTCAAAGACTACACTATCCAGTGCTGCAAGAGTAACAAGATATCTTGTACCCATTGTGGCATTAAAATAtgcaaa gaTGAAATTCGTATTTCAAAAAATGTGTTCAATAATTCGCTACAAAAAAAATTTCCTTCATCATACCATATCAAGTGCTTTGTGGAACTAAGGAATGAACTACATTTCTATGCTGGTGGGGAGAGTATACCTGGATTTAAAACTTTGAAGAAGAAGGATAAGGAGATGGTGATGGCAGAGATCAA ACCGTTGAGTGACGATGAAATACccacaaagaaattaaaaacagaaACAAGTGAAGAAGACAAGAAAAAAATGGTTGAACAAAATGAACTATTTCACAAATACAGGAAAGCTCTGAGTGTGCTTTCTAAGCAAGATATGGAAAAGCTATTGGAGGCAAACTCACAGAAGTTGCGTTACAACTCTGGACCTAATGAG CGTTTGGACAGCCTCGCCGAATGCATGGCGTTCGGTAAGCTGGAGCCCTGCGAGGTATGCAAGCAAGGACAACTGGTGCTACTCACTAACAAATATAAATGCACTg GACACTTAACTGAATGGACGAAATGTACCTATGTCACCCAGAACCCTAAAAGATTGCCAATGGTCATACCGACCGAGTTTGCGAAAAACCCAATCTTCGAGAACTTCACTCCTACTACTGATGTGAGACTATTTGAAACTGCACCTGAACCAGAAGCTAAGCCTTTTACCCC ggcCAAGAAAGAGATACACTCGGTCATACCACCACTAAAAGACCTACAGTTCTATTTTTATGGCGACGTTAATAATAAGGAAGAAATTCATAAACGGATCTTAAAGTTGGGTGGTGTAGTCATTACTCAGTTGTTAGACACTACCGCAGCTGTGGTCTCTACTAAGGCTGATGTGGATAAAATGCTGTTTAAAATGAAAGAAATCCAATCTAAGGATATTCAG gTTGTTGAAGAAACATTTTTCGATGTTATTGAAAAAGCCAGCTCTTGCACTGTCGCTCAGTCATTGGAACtgatcaaagaaaataatatcgcTGATTGGGGATCAGAC cCAGCTTCAAGAATTCCCACTGAAATATTAGGAGAAAAATCTTCAACTTCAACAAATTCAGTGCTGAAACTTGCAG GAGGATCATCAGTAGATCCAGCTTGTGGTTTGAACACTAGCAAAGTTCACGTGTATGTGGATACGAACAATACTAAATACACCGTGGTACTGTCACTAACTGATATCGTCGCTCAGAAGAACTCTTACTACAAGTTGCAGGTGTTGGAGGCCGATGATAAGAAAAA ATACTGGCTATTCGTTTCGTGGGGTCGTATCGGCACTAACTTCGGTAAATCTAAAACAGAACCCTGCAAGTCTAGAGCAGAAGCAGTCAAAAAGTTCGAAAGTCTCTTTCagcaaaaaacacaaaatgacTGGAACAATAGAGGGCAATTTAAAAAG GTGCCAGGACGTTACTATCCGTTAGAAATGGACAATGCGACCGACTTTGCCTCAAATGAAACTCTGGTTGTGAGCGACAAATGTGCCCTCGACAAGTCAGTACAAAAACTTATCATCAAGCTGTTTGATGTCAAAACAATGAATAAGACATTAACAGAATTCGAG CTTGACACTGAGAAGATGCCGCTGGGAAAGCTATCGAAGAATCAAATCATTGCAGGATACAATATTTTATCGGAAGTTCAAGCATTGATTGATAGTGGATCTATcgataaaattaagtttatagACGCTACTAACAG ATTTTTCACATTGATCCCTCACAACTTTGGCACGAACAATCCGCCGTTACTCGACAACGCGGAGATAATTCGCTCCAAAGCGGCCCTGTTAGACAACTTGCTGGAGATAGAATTAGCTTACAGTTTGTTCAAAATAC GAACAAATGAAAGCAACCCCATACTGGCCAACTATTTGAAGTTGAAAGTGGACATCGCACTGCTGCCGGATGCTTCGCCCGAGTATGGGATGATAAATGAGTATTTGGACAACACGCATGGACACTCTCATGTAAAATATTACACTTTAAGCCTTCAAAAG GTATTTAAAGTGGTTCGTGAGGGAGAAGATGACAGATTCTCGCCATTTAAAAAGCTTCACAACAGACGTCTACTTTGGCACGGATCGCGCACTACCAATTTTGTTGGTATCCTTTCTCAAG GTCTCCGCATAGCGCCACCCGAGGCCCCAGTGACTGGCTACATGTTTGGCAAAGGAGTGTACTTCGCGGATATGGTGACCAAGTCTGCCAACTACTGCCGTAAAAACTATTTTGATACAATTGGGTTCCTGCTGCTATGCGAAGTTGCCCTTGGAAACAT GCATAAAGTCATACATTCAAACTCGACGCCATTGCCACGAGGTATGGACTCTAGATTTGGAGAGGGTGCAACGATGCCAGACCCTGCTCAAAATAGAATTTTGGACGACGGTACTATGGTGCCGCTGGGGAAACCGATACGGATCAAACCAGACTCACCAGATACGCTCCGTTATAACGA ATTTATCGTTTACAATGAAGCACAAGTCAAAGTAAAGTACTTGTTGCAGGTCAAATTTAATTACGTCAACAGTCCAGTAGTAAAGTAA
- the LOC118261864 gene encoding poly [ADP-ribose] polymerase-like isoform X1, whose protein sequence is MTDRDLSYKVEYAKSGRSTCKACNNKIDEGTVRIAVLVQSIHFDGKETRWHHEKCFFTSNQPTSTAEIGNFCNLKNDDQTRIKSQIEKPSGMVVPVTTPSNPKKRPTDPEAVSHILALKDYTIQCCKSNKISCTHCGIKICKDEIRISKNVFNNSLQKKFPSSYHIKCFVELRNELHFYAGGESIPGFKTLKKKDKEMVMAEIKPLSDDEIPTKKLKTETSEEDKKKMVEQNELFHKYRKALSVLSKQDMEKLLEANSQKLRYNSGPNERLDSLAECMAFGKLEPCEVCKQGQLVLLTNKYKCTGHLTEWTKCTYVTQNPKRLPMVIPTEFAKNPIFENFTPTTDVRLFETAPEPEAKPFTPAKKEIHSVIPPLKDLQFYFYGDVNNKEEIHKRILKLGGVVITQLLDTTAAVVSTKADVDKMLFKMKEIQSKDIQVVEETFFDVIEKASSCTVAQSLELIKENNIADWGSDPASRIPTEILGEKSSTSTNSVLKLAGGSSVDPACGLNTSKVHVYVDTNNTKYTVVLSLTDIVAQKNSYYKLQVLEADDKKKYWLFVSWGRIGTNFGKSKTEPCKSRAEAVKKFESLFQQKTQNDWNNRGQFKKVPGRYYPLEMDNATDFASNETLVVSDKCALDKSVQKLIIKLFDVKTMNKTLTEFELDTEKMPLGKLSKNQIIAGYNILSEVQALIDSGSIDKIKFIDATNRFFTLIPHNFGTNNPPLLDNAEIIRSKAALLDNLLEIELAYSLFKIRTNESNPILANYLKLKVDIALLPDASPEYGMINEYLDNTHGHSHVKYYTLSLQKVFKVVREGEDDRFSPFKKLHNRRLLWHGSRTTNFVGILSQGLRIAPPEAPVTGYMFGKGVYFADMVTKSANYCRKNYFDTIGFLLLCEVALGNMHKVIHSNSTPLPRGMDSRFGEGATMPDPAQNRILDDGTMVPLGKPIRIKPDSPDTLRYNEFIVYNEAQVKVKYLLQVKFNYVNSPVVK, encoded by the exons atgacGGATAGAGATTTGTCATATAAAGTGGAATATGCGAAAAGTGGAAGATCGACATGCAAAGCATGTAATAACAAAATCGATGAAGGTACTGTGCGAATAGCTGTTTTGGTGCAG TCTATTCACTTTGATGGCAAGGAAACTAGGTGGCATCATGAGAAGTGTTTCTTTACATCAAACCAGCCTACATCTACTGCTGAAATTGGCAACTTTTGTAATCTTAAGAATGATGATCAGACGAGAATCAAATCTCAAATTG AAAAACCATCGGGTATGGTGGTGCCAGTTACAACGCCTAGTAATCCTAAGAAAAGGCCTACGGACCCTGAAGCTGTGTCTCACATTCTGGCACTCAAAGACTACACTATCCAGTGCTGCAAGAGTAACAAGATATCTTGTACCCATTGTGGCATTAAAATAtgcaaa gaTGAAATTCGTATTTCAAAAAATGTGTTCAATAATTCGCTACAAAAAAAATTTCCTTCATCATACCATATCAAGTGCTTTGTGGAACTAAGGAATGAACTACATTTCTATGCTGGTGGGGAGAGTATACCTGGATTTAAAACTTTGAAGAAGAAGGATAAGGAGATGGTGATGGCAGAGATCAA ACCGTTGAGTGACGATGAAATACccacaaagaaattaaaaacagaaACAAGTGAAGAAGACAAGAAAAAAATGGTTGAACAAAATGAACTATTTCACAAATACAGGAAAGCTCTGAGTGTGCTTTCTAAGCAAGATATGGAAAAGCTATTGGAGGCAAACTCACAGAAGTTGCGTTACAACTCTGGACCTAATGAG CGTTTGGACAGCCTCGCCGAATGCATGGCGTTCGGTAAGCTGGAGCCCTGCGAGGTATGCAAGCAAGGACAACTGGTGCTACTCACTAACAAATATAAATGCACTg GACACTTAACTGAATGGACGAAATGTACCTATGTCACCCAGAACCCTAAAAGATTGCCAATGGTCATACCGACCGAGTTTGCGAAAAACCCAATCTTCGAGAACTTCACTCCTACTACTGATGTGAGACTATTTGAAACTGCACCTGAACCAGAAGCTAAGCCTTTTACCCC ggcCAAGAAAGAGATACACTCGGTCATACCACCACTAAAAGACCTACAGTTCTATTTTTATGGCGACGTTAATAATAAGGAAGAAATTCATAAACGGATCTTAAAGTTGGGTGGTGTAGTCATTACTCAGTTGTTAGACACTACCGCAGCTGTGGTCTCTACTAAGGCTGATGTGGATAAAATGCTGTTTAAAATGAAAGAAATCCAATCTAAGGATATTCAG gTTGTTGAAGAAACATTTTTCGATGTTATTGAAAAAGCCAGCTCTTGCACTGTCGCTCAGTCATTGGAACtgatcaaagaaaataatatcgcTGATTGGGGATCAGAC cCAGCTTCAAGAATTCCCACTGAAATATTAGGAGAAAAATCTTCAACTTCAACAAATTCAGTGCTGAAACTTGCAG GAGGATCATCAGTAGATCCAGCTTGTGGTTTGAACACTAGCAAAGTTCACGTGTATGTGGATACGAACAATACTAAATACACCGTGGTACTGTCACTAACTGATATCGTCGCTCAGAAGAACTCTTACTACAAGTTGCAGGTGTTGGAGGCCGATGATAAGAAAAA ATACTGGCTATTCGTTTCGTGGGGTCGTATCGGCACTAACTTCGGTAAATCTAAAACAGAACCCTGCAAGTCTAGAGCAGAAGCAGTCAAAAAGTTCGAAAGTCTCTTTCagcaaaaaacacaaaatgacTGGAACAATAGAGGGCAATTTAAAAAG GTGCCAGGACGTTACTATCCGTTAGAAATGGACAATGCGACCGACTTTGCCTCAAATGAAACTCTGGTTGTGAGCGACAAATGTGCCCTCGACAAGTCAGTACAAAAACTTATCATCAAGCTGTTTGATGTCAAAACAATGAATAAGACATTAACAGAATTCGAG CTTGACACTGAGAAGATGCCGCTGGGAAAGCTATCGAAGAATCAAATCATTGCAGGATACAATATTTTATCGGAAGTTCAAGCATTGATTGATAGTGGATCTATcgataaaattaagtttatagACGCTACTAACAG ATTTTTCACATTGATCCCTCACAACTTTGGCACGAACAATCCGCCGTTACTCGACAACGCGGAGATAATTCGCTCCAAAGCGGCCCTGTTAGACAACTTGCTGGAGATAGAATTAGCTTACAGTTTGTTCAAAATAC GAACAAATGAAAGCAACCCCATACTGGCCAACTATTTGAAGTTGAAAGTGGACATCGCACTGCTGCCGGATGCTTCGCCCGAGTATGGGATGATAAATGAGTATTTGGACAACACGCATGGACACTCTCATGTAAAATATTACACTTTAAGCCTTCAAAAG GTATTTAAAGTGGTTCGTGAGGGAGAAGATGACAGATTCTCGCCATTTAAAAAGCTTCACAACAGACGTCTACTTTGGCACGGATCGCGCACTACCAATTTTGTTGGTATCCTTTCTCAAG GTCTCCGCATAGCGCCACCCGAGGCCCCAGTGACTGGCTACATGTTTGGCAAAGGAGTGTACTTCGCGGATATGGTGACCAAGTCTGCCAACTACTGCCGTAAAAACTATTTTGATACAATTGGGTTCCTGCTGCTATGCGAAGTTGCCCTTGGAAACAT GCATAAAGTCATACATTCAAACTCGACGCCATTGCCACGAGGTATGGACTCTAGATTTGGAGAGGGTGCAACGATGCCAGACCCTGCTCAAAATAGAATTTTGGACGACGGTACTATGGTGCCGCTGGGGAAACCGATACGGATCAAACCAGACTCACCAGATACGCTCCGTTATAACGA ATTTATCGTTTACAATGAAGCACAAGTCAAAGTAAAGTACTTGTTGCAGGTCAAATTTAATTACGTCAACAGTCCAGTAGTAAAGTAA
- the LOC118261866 gene encoding SH3 domain-binding glutamic acid-rich protein homolog, translated as MVVKVYISGISGNKEVKKRQQRVLMILDSKNIKYDVIDITEPGKESDKEFMQNNSKANGGTVSDPNPRSPLPPQIFNDEEYCGDYDQFDLANEVDTLEQFLKMEAPPEEPPQVENEQEKAVNGDVEAESKESEASTEEKADAVDTTETAEEKEKSPEKEGSPAKEASPTREEGDAASKEGTPDKEEDEGAQGDSKEKSPEKETERQKSVEKESTPETKAQSPEKETVVEAKEASKENSPAKDEVNGTASSREQSEEKEATEQTETVEAKKDNPSEALIQSEQIAAAE; from the exons ATGGTTGTCAAAGTATATATCAGTGGTATTTCTGGAAATAAGGAG GTGAAGAAGCGTCAACAACGTGTATTGATGATACTAGAttcgaaaaacataaaatatgatgTCATTGACATAACGGAACCAGGGAAAGAATCTGATAAAGAGTTTATGCAAAACAACTCGAAGGCGAACGGTGGCACAGTGAGCGACCCCAACCCTCGGTCTCCGCTGCCGCCGCAGATCTTCAACGATGAGGAGTACTGCGGG GATTATGACCAATTTGACCTTGCTAATGAAGTAGACACTTTGGAACAATTCTTGAAGATGGAAGCCCCTCCTGAAGAACCACCTCAAGTTGAAAATGAACag GAAAAAGCTGTGAATGGGGATGTTGAAGCGGAAAGTAAAGAATCTGAAGCAAGCACGGAAGAGAAAGCTGATGCAGTTGACACAACTGAGACTGCTgaggaaaaagaaaaatctcCAGAAAAAGAAGGAAGTCCTGCTAAAGAGGCTTCTCCCACAAGAGAGGAAGGTGATGCAGCCTCTAAAGAAGGTACTCCCGACAAAGAAGAAGATGAGGGTGCCCAAGGTGATTCAAAAGAAAAGTCTCCAGAAAAAGAAACAGAAAGACAGAAATCAGTTGAAAAAGAAAGCACACCAGAGACAAAGGCCCAGTCTCCTGAAAAAGAAACagtggtggaagctaaagaagctTCAAAAGAAAATTCTCCAGCAAAGGATGAAGTGAATGGAACTGCTAGTTCGCGCGAGCAGTCTGAGGAAAAGGAAGCCACTGAACAAACAGAGACTGTAGAAGCAAAAAAAGATAACCCTTCAGAGGCTCTCATCCAGAGCGAGCAGATTGCTGCAGCTGAATAA